A DNA window from Theobroma cacao cultivar B97-61/B2 chromosome 5, Criollo_cocoa_genome_V2, whole genome shotgun sequence contains the following coding sequences:
- the LOC18597611 gene encoding 60S ribosomal protein L21-1 encodes MPAGHGLRARTRDLFARPFRKKGYIPLSTFLRTYKTGDYVDIKVNGAVHKGMPHKFYHGRTGRVWNVTKRAIGVEVNKQVGNRIIRKRIHVRVEHVQPSRCTEEFKLRKVKNDQLKAEAKAKGEVISTKRQPEGPKPGFMVEGATLETVTPIPYDVVNDLKGGY; translated from the exons ATGCCAGCCGGTCACGGTCTCCGCGCTCGAACCAGGGATCTATTCGCCAGACCCTTCAGAAAGAAGGGTTACATTCCCCTGTCGACTTTCCTCAGGACTTACAAGACCGGTGACTATGTCGACATCAAGGTAAACGGCGCCGTTCACAAGGGTATGCCCCACAAGTTCTACCATGGCCGCACCGGTCGTGTCTGGAACGTCACCAAGCGCGCCATCGGCGTTGAAGTCAACAAGCAG GTGGGTAACAGGATTATCAGGAAGAGGATTCATGTCAGAGTGGAGCATGTTCAGCCTTCAAGGTGCACTGAGGAATTCAAGCTCAGGAAGGTGAAGAATGATCAACTTAAGGCCGAGGCTAAGGCAAAGGGTGAGGTCATTAGCACAAAGAGGCAGCCCGAGGGTCCTAAACCTGGTTTCATGGTGGAGGGTGCTACATTGGAAACTGTAACTCCCATCCCATATGATGTTGTTAATGATCTCAAGGGTGGTTACTAG
- the LOC18597612 gene encoding E3 ubiquitin-protein ligase Hakai, whose protein sequence is MLQIRLSKGPSADAGGSVKPLPVETVTVACPDHLVLADLPVAKSIGAATSSSLVKTVGRRSRRQLGERVHFCVRCDFPIAIYGRLSPCEHAFCLDCARSDSICYLCDERIQKIQTIKILEGILICAAPHCLKSFLKKTEFESHIHESHADLLLPNAEKEDGKESEVLSAKQPTGSDTTVRGPPRPVISPGSNPQLYDTEEKARRQQPREQLPSRPMMQPKGAPAFGQVQNLPSESQPDNNLPPGFDRPGPHNHFQQGFDRQGTPQPESSQFSDKQQGVLSENQFSEYPPMHSMQPPNFVMPMNSNPMFAPYGVPPFPTDGAQPFYGAPYEMARPSSAPDVGSEQGSLLGFPPGPVGGINYPTGYPQPWNGGQPGAPFEAPPGGHMMGDAFANYQGDYGRNPGGLPMIPPPPSANKGMEAVQGSNSMDPRDGKGILAPQPMQVPPPPPPLPHHMPQLKRGNFHSGDMGRDGQGFGWQHENRDGFGGSQD, encoded by the exons ATGCTTCAAATCCGACTAAGCAAGGGCCCGTCCGCGGACGCCGGCGGCTCCGTGAAGCCCTTGCCAGTGGAGACGGTAACGGTGGCCTGCCCCGACCACCTCGTTCTCGCCGACCTTCCCGTTGCCAAGAGCATTGGTGCCGCTACCTCCTCCTCGCTCGTTAAGACCGTCGGTCGTAGGTCCCGTCGTCAGCTCGGCGAGCGAGTCCACTTCTGCGTTCGCTGCGATTTTCCAATAGCGATCTACGGCCGCTTG AGTCCTTGTGAGCATGCCTTCTGCCTGGATTGTGCAAGGAGTGATTCAATTTGCTATCT TTGTGATGAGCGTATACAGAAGATCCAGACAATCAAGATATTGGAGGGGATCCTCATCTGTGCAGCCCCTCATTGTCTTAAGTCTTTTCTGAAGAAGACTGAATTTGAATCTCATATCCATGAGAGCCATGCTGATCTTTTGCTGCCTAATGCAGAGAAGGAAGATGGTAAAGAATCAGAGGTTCTGAGTGCTAAACAACCTACAGGTTCAGATACTACTGTTCGAGGTCCTCCAAGGCCTGTCATTTCTCCTGGTTCAAATCCTCAGCTCTATGATACTGAAGAAAAAGCTCGACGGCAGCAGCCTAGAGAACAACTGCCTTCAAGGCCAATGATGCAGCCAAAGGGGGCACCGGCATTTGGTCAAGTTCAGAATCTTCCATCAGAGTCCCAACCAGACAATAACCTTCCCCCAGGCTTTGACAGGCCTGGCCCTCACAACCACTTCCAACAAGGCTTTGACAGGCAGGGCACCCCGCAACCAGAATCTAGCCAGTTTTCAGACAAGCAGCAGGGAGTTTTATCTGAAAACCAGTTTTCTGAATACCCGCCAATGCATTCCATGCAACCACCTAATTTTGTTATGCCAATGAATTCAAACCCTATGTTTGCTCCATATGGTGTTCCTCCATTTCCAACTGATGGAGCTCAACCATTTTATGGTGCTCCCTATGAGATGGCTCGGCCGAGTTCAGCACCAGATGTTGGTTCTGAGCAGGGGTCATTATTGGGTTTCCCACCAGGTCCAGTTGGGGGCATAAATTACCCAACAGGTTATCCTCAGCCCTGGAATGGCGGGCAACCTGGTGCACCATTTGAAGCTCCGCCAGGTGGCCACATGATGGGCGATGCTTTTGCCAATTATCAAGGTGATTATGGGCGAAATCCAGGAGGCTTACCAATGATTCCTCCCCCACCGTCAGCCAACAAAGGGATGGAAGCAGTGCAGGGTAGTAATTCCATGGACCCTAGGGATGGCAAAGGTATACTGGCACCACAGCCCATGCAAGTTCCACCACCACCTCCACCGCTTCCACATCATATGCCACAACTTAAACGAGGCAACTTCCACTCTGGTGATATGGGTCGTGATGGACAAGGTTTTGGGTGGCAGCATGAGAACCGTGATGGCTTTGGAGGTAGCCAGGACTAG
- the LOC18597613 gene encoding mitochondrial uncoupling protein 1: MVADQKGKSDISLAGTFASSAFAACFAEICTIPLDTAKVRLQLQKKAVGGDAAALPKYRGLLGTVGTIAREEGLAALWKGVIPGLHRQCLFGGLRIGMYEPVKNFYVGKDHVGDVPLTKKILAALTTGALGITVANPTDLVKVRLQAEGRLPPGVPRRYSGALNAYSTIARQEGVAALWTGLGPNIARNAIINAAELASYDQVKQTILKIPGFTDNVVTHLFAGLGAGFFAVCIGSPVDVVKSRMMGDSTYKNTLDCFIKTFKNDGPLAFYKGFIPNFGRLGSWNVIMFLTLEQAKKFVRNLESS; encoded by the exons atggtggcCGATCAAAAGGGAAAATCCGATATCTCCTTGGCCGGAACCTTCGCCAGCAGCGCCTTCGCTGCTTGCTTCGCTGAG ATATGCACCATTCCTTTGGACACTGCTAAAGTTAGGCTCCAGCTTCAGAAGAAAGCTGTTGGTGGAGATGCTGCAGCTTTACCAAAATACAGGGGTTTGTTAGGTACAGTTGGTACTATTGCTAGGGAAGAAGGTTTGGCAGCTCTCTGGAAAGGTGTTATACCCGGATTACATCGTCAGTGTCTTTTTGGTGGTTTGAGAATTGGGATGTATGAGCCT GTTAAGAATTTTTATGTGGGAAAAGACCATGTCGGAGATGTTCCTTTGACGAAGAAAATACTTGCTGCCCTTACAACTG GTGCTCTAGGAATTACAGTGGCAAATCCAACTGATCTTGTGAAAGTTAGACTTCAGGCTGAAGGGAGATTACCCCCTGGTGTACCTAGGCGCTATTCTGGTGCACTTAATGCTTACTCCACTATTGCTAGACAG GAAGGAGTTGCAGCTCTTTGGACCGGGCTTGGACCCAATATAGCACGGAATGCTATTATAAATGCTGCTGAACTTGCTAGCTATGATCAAGTAAAGCAG ACGATTTTGAAAATCCCTGGATTCACTGATAATGTTGTCACTCATCTCTTCGCTGGTCTTGGGGCAGGATTTTTTGCCGTCTGTATTGGTTCTCCTGTTGATGTG GTTAAGTCAAGAATGATGGGAGATTCAACTTACAAGAACACACTTGATTGTTTcatcaaaacttttaaaaatgat GGGCCTTTGGCTTTTTATAAGGGTTTCATCCCCAATTTTGGACGGCTAGGATCTTGGAACGTGATCATGTTTCTGACATTAGAACAG GCTAAGAAATTTGTCCGAAATCTAGAATCATCCTGA
- the LOC18597614 gene encoding probable sugar phosphate/phosphate translocator At5g05820, with protein sequence MKTVIPWTTVWIVISWYSSNIGVLLLNKYLLSNYGFKYPIFLTMCHMLACSLLSYVAIAWIKVVPMQSIGSRKQFLKITGLSLVFCFSVVLGNVSLRYLPVSFNQAIGATTPFFTAVFAYVMSKKMERWVTYLTLIPVVAGVIIASGAEPSFHLFGFLMCVSATAARALKSVLQAILLSSEEEKLNSMNLLMYMAPIAVAILLPATLLMERNVVAITVALARKDIKIVYYLFFNSSLAYLVNLTNFLVTKHTSALTLQVLGNAKGAVAVVVSILIFRNPISLIGMLGYSLTVFGVVLYSESKKGNK encoded by the exons ATGAAGACTGTGATTCCATGGACCACGGTCTGGATCGTGATCTCATGGTACAGTTCAAACATTGGCGTTCTTCTTCTAAACAAGTACTTGCTCAGCAACTACGGCTTCAAGTACCCAATTTTCTTGACCATGTGCCACATGCTTGCCTGCTCGTTGCTAAGCTACGTAGCCATAGCATGGATCAAGGTGGTTCCCATGCAAAGCATTGGTTCCAGGAAACAGTTTTTGAAGATCACGGGGTTGAGCTTGGTTTTCTGCTTCTCCGTGGTTCTTGGAAACGTCTCGTTACGGTACCTTCCGGTGTCGTTTAACCAGGCCATTGGTGCCACGACCCCATTTTTTACAGCAGTTTTCGCATATGTGATGAGCAAGAAGATGGAACGTTGGGTTACATACCTGACGCTGATCCCCGTGGTTGCAGGAGTCATCATTGCTAGTGGG GCTGAACCAAGTTTCCACCTTTTCGGATTTCTAATGTGTGTTTCAGCTACCGCTGCAAGGGCGTTGAAGTCAGTGCTTCAGGCTATTTTGCTGTCATCAGAGGA GGAAAAGCTCAACTCAATGAATTTGCTGATGTACATGGCACCAATAGCAGTTGCCATATTGCTTCCTGCCACTTTGCTGATGGAGAGAAATGTGGTTGCCATAACTGTAGCTCTTGCCAGAAAAGATATCAAAATAGTTTACTACCTGTTTTTCAACTCTTCTCTTGCATATCTTGTGAACTTGACCAACTTTTTGGTCACTAAACACACGAGTGCCTTGACTCTCCAG GTTCTGGGAAATGCAAAAGGTGCTGTTGCTGTGGTGGTCTCTATTCTGATATTCAGGAACCCTATTTCCTTAATTGGGATGCTGGGCTACTCCCTAACTGTTTTTGGAGTTGTTCTATACAGTGAATCCAAGAAGGGAAACAAATGA
- the LOC18597615 gene encoding neutral ceramidase, producing the protein MKMVSKDCCCMERPSMVIWFSFLLFLLLQIGGSLSASNCLVGLGSYDITGPAADVNMMGYANIEQIASGIHFRLRARAFIVAEPHGNRVVFVNLDACMASQIVTIKVLERLKARYGELYTEKNVAFSGIHTHAGPGGYLQYVVYIVTSLGFVRQSFDVIVDGIEKSIIQAHENLRPSSILINKGELLDAGINRSPSAYLNNPADERSKYKYNVDKEMTLIKFVDEEWGPIGSFNWFATHGTSMSRTNSLISGDNKGAAARFMEDWFEQTGFMTDFRSWPFNNSATDGIPRRVSSLVPNLHDKRNELIELAASFKSSQGQSATRFLSVARRVRNALRRADRPQFVSAFCQSNCGDVSPNTLSAFCRDTGLPCDFNHSTCNGKNEQCYGRGPGYPDEFKSTEIIGKRQFRKAVELFNKATEKLKGKVGYQHAYLDFSNLEVSVPKMGGGSAVVKTCPAALGFAFAAGTTDGPGAFDFTQGDDKGNAFWRLVRNLLKTPNQEQINCQKPKPILLDTGEMKQPYDWAPSILPVQILRIGQLVILSVPAEFTTMAGRRLRDAVKTVLTSGSNRQFDSNVHIVIAGLTNTYSQYVTTFEEYEVQRYEGASTLYGPHTLNAYIQEFKKLATALISGASVEPGPQPPDLLDKQISLLPPVVLDATPPLVNFGDVKDDVPFNTTFKQGDIVSVTFWSACPRNDLMTEGTFALVQYLQDHKTWIPAYDDDDFCLRFKWSRPAKLSPQSYATIEWWIPESVVSGVYRIRHFGASKSLLGSVRHFAGSSSAFVVEKPAEIS; encoded by the exons ATGAAGATGGTTTCTAAAGATTGTTGCTGCATGGAGAGGCCATCTATGGTTATTTGGTTCTCTTTCTTGTTGTTTCTATTACTGCAAATCGGAGGATCTTTATCAGCTTCCAACTGTTTGGTTGGCCTTGGAAGCTATGACATAACGGGGCCTGCTGCTGATGTTAATATGATGGGATATGCAAATATAGAACAAATTGCATCAGGAATTCATTTTAGATTACGTGCTCGGGCCTTTATCGTGGCTGAACCTCATGGGAACCGTGTAGTATTTGTGAATCTTGATGCCTGTATGGCCTCGCAAATTGTTACAATTAAAGTACTTGAGAGATTAAAAGCAAG GTATGGTGAGCTTTACACAGAGAAGAATGTTGCCTTTAGTGGCATTCATACGCATGCTGGCCCTGGGGGCTATCTCCAATATGTTGTGTATATTGTAACTTCTCTTGGATTTGTAAGACAGTCCTTTGATGTCATTGTTGATGGGATTGAGAAAAGCATTATACAAGCTCATGAAAATCTCCGTCCGAGTTctattttgataaataaag GGGAACTCTTGGATGCTGGTATAAATCGTAGTCCAAGCGCTTATCTGAATAATCCAGCAGATGAACGGAGTAAATATAAGTATAATGTTGATAAAGAAATGACACTGATAAAGTTTGTTGATGAAGAGTGGGGTCCCATAGGGAGCTTTAACTGGTTTGCAACCCATGGAACGTCTATGAGTCGTACAAACTCATTGATCAGTGGTGACAACAAAGGTGCTGCAGCACGGTTTATGGAAGACTGGTTTGAACAGACTGGTTTTATGACAGATTTTCGTAGCTGGCCTTTCAATAACTCTGCAACTGATGGAATCCCTCGTAGAGTTTCAAGCCTTGTCCCTAACCTTCATGATAAAC GTAATGAGCTGATAGAACTTGCTGCTTCATTCAAATCTTCTCAAGGACAGTCTGCTACAAGATTTCTGAGTGTTGCAAGACGGGTCAGGAATGCCTTAAGGCGGGCAGATAGACCCCAGTTTGTATCTGCATTCTGTCAATCAAATTGTGGTGATGTCAGTCCAAACACTCTCAGTGCATTTTGCAGAGACACTGGACTGCCTTGTGATTTCAATCACAGCACCTGCAATGGGAAGAATGAACAGTGCTATGGCCGGGGCCCAGG CTACCCTGATGAATTTAAGAGTACTGAGATTATTGGGAAAAGGCAATTCAGAAAAGCCGTGGAACTTTTTAATAAAGCGACTGAAAAGTTGAAAGGAAAGGTTGGGTATCAACATGCCTATCTGGATTTCTCTAACCTTGAGGTCTCAGTTCCTAAAATGGGAGGAGGGAGTGCGGTGGTGAAAACATGTCCTGCTGCTTTGGGATTTGCTTTTGCTGCAGGAACAACTGATGGGCCTGGAGCTTTTGATTTCACACAAGGAGATGATAAA GGGAATGCCTTTTGGAGATTGGTGAGGAACTTGCTGAAAACACCAAATCAAGAACAGATCAATTGTCAGAAACCTAAGCCTATTTTGCTTGATACTGGTGAAATGAAGCAACCATATGACTGGGCA CCCTCAATACTTCCAGTTCAAATTTTGCGGATAGGCCAACTTGTCATTCTCAGTGTACCTGCAG AATTCACAACCATGGCTGGCAGGCGCCTTCGAGATGCTGTTAAGACAGTGCTTACTTCCGGAAGCAATAGACAATTTGACAGCAATGTCCATATTGTCATTGCAGGGCTGACAAATACTTATTCCCAATATGTTACCACCTTTGAGGAGTATGAGGTGCAGAGATATGAG GGAGCCTCCACTTTGTACGGTCCACACACGCTTAATGCCTATATACAGGAGTTCAAGAAACTAGCAACAGCTCTTATCAGTGGTGCATCTGTTGAACCAGGTCCACAGCCACCAGATCTTCTTGACAAGCAGATTAGCTTACTACCACCGGTTGTCCTGGATGCAACCCCTCCTCTTGTGAATTTCGGGGATGTTAAGGATGATGTCCCTTTTAATACCACCTTCAAGCAGGGTGATATTGTCTCAGTCACCTTCTGGTCTGCTTGCCCTAGGAATGACCTCATGACTGAGGGCACATTTGCATTGGTTCAATACCTTCAAGATCACAAGACGTGGATCCCAGCATATGACGATGATGATTTTTGCTTGCGGTTCAAGTGGTCCAGGCCTGCAAAACTAAGTCCTCAGAGTTATGCAACCATAGAATGGTGGATCCCAGAATCAGTTGTCTCAGGTGTTTACAGGATAAGACATTTTGGTGCTTCGAAATCACTCCTTGGCTCAGTTCGCCATTTTGCAGGTTCTTCAAGTGCCTTCGTAGTGGAAAAGCCAGCAGAAATATCgtaa
- the LOC18597616 gene encoding 60S ribosomal protein L35a-3: protein MVKGRQGERVRLYVRGTILGYKRSKSNQYPNTSLIQIEGVNSKEEVGWYCGKRMAYIYKAKVKKNGSHYRCIWGKVTRAHGNSGIVRAKFKSNLPPKSMGDKVRVFMYPSNI, encoded by the exons ATGGTGAAAGGTCGCCAAGGAGAGCGCGTCAG GCTCTATGTTCGTGGAACCATTCTGGGCTACAAGag GTCGAAGTCGAACCAGTATCCGAACACGTCACTGATTCAGATCGAAGGAGTGAACTCGAAAGAGGAAGTAGGATGGTACTGCGGGAAGCGAATGGCGTACATTTACAAGGCGAAAGTGAAGAAGAATGGGTCTCATTATCGTTGCATTTGGGGTAAAGTAACAAGGGCTCATGGTAACAGTGGCATTGTTCGCGCCAAGTTCAAGTCTAACCTCCCTCCCAAATCCATG GGTGATAAAGTGAGAGTTTTCATGTATCCCAGCAACATTTAA
- the LOC18597617 gene encoding protein SSUH2 homolog, translating into MEQPLLSEKRSESEESERLSSYQYVGRTGSVIPTASLAGTEVSIEEIRSATSFSGHYPPSIHAPLISSPEPHPNEQVVLHQGTYTTDYGAYSNDFQRQLLDEVEIRELLIDHIGHRCCWGSRPARTWKINAVEDCNVYVGTLETFLEEREVVRETEPYLGGKIDGKDNSPELGIWELDLRSQFPVLFVPYKETRIKIPHSETVEKCSGCAGRGDIACPTCNADQERGFYKENQMSQCPACYGRGLIAHRDGSDTICRRCDGKGKIPCATCTSRGLLKCETCHGSGSLLTCKIAIVKWKTLSTRKVSATSGAASVPDEVFHRAKGVQLCNTQAHQCTPAFFADSFFLNKFSSDVIADRAFVPPTARVICERHTISVVPVTRVTMSHHRQSFSFYIVGFSRDVYLKDYYPARFCWGLCPCLEWLKL; encoded by the exons ATGGAGCAGCCTCTTCTCTCAG agaaaagaagcgAAAGTGAAGAGAGCGAGAGGTTGAGCTCGTATCAGTACGTTGGGAGAACAGGGTCGGTGATTCCAACAGCTTCCTTGGCGGGAACCGAAGTTAGCATCGAGGAGATTCGATCAGCGACTTCTTTTTCTGGTCATTACCCGCCTTCCATTCATGCTCCTTTGATTAGCTCGCCGGAGCCCCATCCAAACG AGCAAGTTGTTCTTCATCAAGGTACTTACACAACAGATTATGGCGCATACTCCAATGATTTTCAGAG GCAATTATTGGATGAGGTAGAGATACGAGAGTTGCTCATTGATCATATTGGTCATCGATGCTGTTGGGGGAGTCGTCCTGCTCGGACATGGAAGATTAATGCAGTTGAAGATTGCAATGTTTATGTGGGAACTCTAGAAACTTTCTTAGAAGAAAGGGAAGTGGTCAGAGAAACAGAACCTTACCTTGGTGGCAAAATTGATGGAAAGGATAACAGTCCTGAACTTGGTATTTGGGAATTGGATCTAAGATCACAATTCCCTGTTCTCTTTGTGCCTTATAAAGAAACACGAATCAAGATTCCTCATAGTGAGACCGTTGAGAAATGTTCAG GTTGTGCAGGACGAGGAGATATTGCATGTCCTACATGCAATGCAGACCAAGAACGTGGATTTTATAAGGAAAATCAGATGTCCCAGTGCCCTGCCTGCTATGGAAGGGGATTAATTGCTCACAGAGACGGATCAGACACCAT ATGCAGAAGATGTGATGGGAAGGGAAAGATTCCTTGTGCAACTTGCACATCTCGTGGCTTACTAAAATGTGAGACATGTCATGGAAGCGGGTCTCTGTTGACATGCAAAATTGCCATTGTTAAATG GAAGACACTTTCAACTCGAAAAGTAAGTGCAACAAGTGGAGCAGCATCGGTTCCAGATGAGGTTTTCCATAGGGCCAAAGGGGTTCAGTTGTGTAACACCCAGGCACATCAGTGCACACCAGCCTTTTTCGCCGACTCTTTCTTCCTCAACAAGTTCTCTTCTGATGTTATTGCAGACAGGGCTTTTGTACCTCCTACAGCCAGAGTCATATGCGAGAGGCATACTATCTCAGTGGTGCCAGTGACACGTGTCACCATGTCTCATCATCGTCAATCTTTCAGTTTCTACATTGTTGGGTTTAGCCGGGACGTTTACTTGAAGGACTACTATCCTGCTAGGTTTTGCTGGGGCTTGTGTCCATGCCTGGAATGGTTGAAGTTGTAA